Proteins encoded by one window of Xylella fastidiosa:
- the pnp gene encoding polyribonucleotide nucleotidyltransferase: protein MAKITKTFQYGKHTVTLETGEVARQASGAVIVKMDDTVLLVTVVAAKTAREGQDFFPLTVDYQEKFYAGGRIPGSFFKREGRATEKETLISRLIDRPIRPLFPEDYKNEVQIIAMVMSLDPEIDGDIPAMIGASAALSLAGIPFKGPIGAAKVGYNDGQYILNPTVSELKKSQLELVVAGTANAVLMVESEAALLSEEVMLGAVIFGHREMQKVIQVIDSLTAEACTQPSDWVPPAKNDALVIALKKVIGGRLSDAFHIRDKLQRRDAIAAVKDDVIQQLAGRLEVEGWNLAELLKEFGELEYRTMRDALLDTKVRIDGRSLEAVRPITVKVGVLPRVHGSGLFTRGETQAIVVTTLGTARDGQVIDAVTGEYKENFLFHYNFPPYSVGECGRFGVPKRREIGHGRLARRGVLAVMPSLDEFPYTIRVVSEITESNGSSSMASVCGSSLALMDAGVPVKAPVAGIAMGLVKEGERFVVLSDILGDEDHLGDMDFKVAGTSEGVSALQMDIKIEGITEEIMRQALQQAKVGRLHILGEMDKALAAPRAELSDYAPRLLTIKIHPDKIRDVIGKGGSTIQAITKETGTQIDIQDDGTIVIASVNNAAAREAKRRIEQITSDVEPGRIYEGKVAKIMDFGAFVTILPGKDGLVHVSQISSERVERVGDKLKEGDVVRVKVLEVDKQGRIRLSIKAVEEEVASI, encoded by the coding sequence CTGCGCGAGAGGGGCAGGATTTTTTCCCATTGACGGTTGATTATCAGGAGAAGTTCTATGCCGGTGGGCGGATCCCGGGTAGCTTCTTTAAGCGTGAAGGCCGTGCCACCGAAAAAGAAACGTTGATTTCTCGATTGATTGACCGTCCGATCCGTCCGTTGTTTCCTGAAGATTACAAGAACGAAGTTCAGATTATCGCTATGGTTATGTCACTCGATCCGGAAATCGACGGTGATATTCCCGCAATGATTGGTGCTTCAGCTGCATTATCACTGGCTGGTATTCCGTTTAAGGGACCGATTGGTGCTGCTAAGGTTGGTTACAATGATGGTCAATATATCCTCAATCCCACTGTCAGTGAACTGAAAAAATCTCAGTTGGAGCTTGTTGTCGCTGGTACTGCCAATGCCGTGCTGATGGTTGAGTCTGAGGCTGCATTGCTTTCCGAAGAAGTAATGTTAGGGGCGGTTATTTTCGGTCATCGCGAAATGCAAAAAGTGATTCAGGTGATTGATTCACTGACCGCAGAAGCTTGTACGCAGCCGTCTGATTGGGTGCCCCCGGCCAAGAATGATGCTTTGGTCATTGCGTTGAAGAAAGTAATTGGTGGTCGCTTGTCCGACGCTTTCCATATCAGAGACAAGTTGCAGCGTCGCGACGCGATCGCTGCTGTTAAAGATGATGTGATTCAGCAGTTGGCTGGCCGTCTTGAAGTTGAGGGCTGGAACTTGGCGGAATTGTTAAAGGAATTCGGTGAACTGGAATACCGTACTATGCGTGATGCACTGTTGGACACTAAAGTCCGCATTGATGGACGCTCTCTGGAAGCTGTACGCCCGATCACCGTAAAGGTTGGGGTTCTGCCGCGTGTTCATGGTTCCGGGTTATTTACACGTGGAGAGACTCAAGCGATTGTAGTCACTACTTTGGGTACAGCGCGCGATGGCCAAGTAATTGATGCAGTCACTGGTGAATATAAGGAAAATTTTTTATTCCATTACAACTTCCCGCCATATTCAGTGGGCGAATGTGGCCGTTTTGGAGTACCGAAGCGCCGTGAGATCGGTCACGGCCGTCTTGCTAGGCGCGGGGTGTTGGCTGTGATGCCGAGTTTGGATGAATTCCCATACACGATCCGTGTTGTCTCTGAGATCACCGAATCGAACGGTTCCTCATCTATGGCTTCGGTGTGCGGTTCCTCGCTGGCGCTCATGGATGCTGGTGTGCCGGTGAAAGCACCAGTGGCTGGCATTGCGATGGGCTTAGTCAAGGAAGGGGAGCGCTTTGTTGTGTTGAGCGACATTCTCGGTGACGAAGATCACCTTGGCGATATGGATTTCAAGGTTGCTGGTACCTCCGAAGGAGTGTCCGCGTTACAGATGGACATTAAGATCGAAGGCATAACAGAAGAGATTATGAGGCAGGCTCTACAGCAGGCTAAAGTTGGACGTCTGCATATCCTTGGCGAGATGGACAAGGCACTGGCTGCACCGCGTGCCGAGTTGTCCGACTACGCTCCTCGCCTGCTGACGATTAAGATTCATCCTGACAAAATCCGCGATGTCATTGGTAAAGGTGGTTCGACCATCCAGGCGATCACTAAGGAGACTGGAACACAGATCGATATTCAGGACGATGGTACGATCGTTATCGCTTCAGTCAACAATGCTGCAGCCCGGGAGGCTAAGCGTCGTATTGAGCAAATTACCTCGGATGTTGAGCCGGGTCGGATTTATGAGGGCAAGGTTGCTAAGATTATGGATTTTGGCGCTTTTGTGACTATTTTGCCTGGAAAAGATGGTTTAGTGCACGTTTCCCAGATATCCAGCGAGCGTGTGGAGCGTGTTGGCGACAAGCTGAAGGAAGGCGATGTGGTTCGTGTGAAGGTCTTAGAAGTTGATAAGCAAGGTCGAATCCGTCTTTCGATCAAAGCAGTGGAGGAAGAGGTTGCCAGCATATGA
- a CDS encoding winged helix-turn-helix transcriptional regulator, producing the protein MNMFASIASSAPPPGWENLPFDATKCPVRDVLDHIGDKWSLLILLTLVPGPTRFSAIQRAVPDISKRMLTQTLRHLERNGMIGRTVYPTKPPRVEYALAPLGESLLVPVMHLLKWASTHHDEVRSARDRFDHAQQGGLAIASRI; encoded by the coding sequence ATGAATATGTTTGCTTCTATCGCTTCCTCAGCCCCTCCACCTGGATGGGAAAATCTCCCGTTCGACGCGACAAAATGCCCAGTGCGCGATGTACTGGATCATATAGGCGATAAGTGGTCGCTCCTGATTTTATTAACTCTAGTGCCCGGACCAACACGTTTCAGCGCTATCCAGCGTGCCGTACCTGACATCTCCAAACGGATGCTCACGCAAACTCTACGGCATCTTGAGCGTAATGGAATGATTGGTCGCACAGTCTATCCAACCAAACCACCAAGAGTAGAGTATGCGCTCGCACCTCTAGGCGAAAGTCTGTTGGTACCTGTGATGCATTTACTTAAATGGGCAAGCACACACCATGACGAAGTGCGCAGTGCACGCGACCGTTTCGATCACGCGCAACAAGGTGGCCTGGCAATAGCCAGCCGGATTTAA
- a CDS encoding SDR family oxidoreductase: MTRTISRILVTGTSGQLGALVIEELLKKIHASHLIAAARDPKALMAFSRRGVETRLLDYTDQISIEAAFQGVERLLLVSSNVIDQRLVQHRNVIEAAARAGVGLFAYTSLLHADNSSLLLAKDHVQTEALLKGSGIPYVLLRNGWYTENYTDSIGAALVHGAVLGSAGTGRIAAATRADYAAAAAAILASDVDQAGRTYELAGDEAFTMPEYAAEIAQQSGKPVIYRDLPEAEYAAILMQVGLPESFAAILAQSDIGASQGALFDDSHQLSTLIGRPTTPLREVVAKALSAVR; this comes from the coding sequence ATGACCCGAACTATTTCCCGCATCCTTGTGACTGGTACCAGCGGCCAACTTGGCGCTTTAGTGATAGAAGAATTGCTAAAAAAGATACATGCATCTCATTTAATCGCCGCGGCACGTGATCCAAAGGCATTAATGGCGTTTAGTAGACGTGGTGTTGAAACACGCCTATTGGATTACACAGATCAGATCAGCATAGAGGCTGCCTTTCAGGGGGTCGAACGTCTCTTGCTGGTGTCCTCTAATGTCATTGATCAACGTTTGGTGCAACACCGCAACGTGATTGAAGCCGCGGCACGTGCTGGTGTTGGTTTGTTTGCTTACACCAGCTTGTTACATGCCGATAACTCGTCATTGTTGCTGGCCAAGGATCACGTGCAAACCGAAGCGTTATTGAAAGGATCGGGAATACCTTACGTCCTATTGCGTAATGGTTGGTATACCGAGAACTACACTGATTCTATAGGAGCAGCGTTGGTTCATGGGGCCGTCCTTGGTAGTGCTGGTACAGGCCGCATTGCTGCGGCTACACGCGCCGATTATGCGGCTGCGGCTGCGGCTATATTGGCTTCTGATGTCGATCAAGCCGGACGTACCTATGAATTGGCTGGTGATGAGGCATTTACCATGCCAGAGTACGCTGCCGAGATTGCACAACAGTCTGGGAAGCCGGTGATTTACCGCGATTTACCCGAAGCTGAGTACGCTGCAATCTTGATGCAAGTAGGGTTGCCGGAGAGCTTTGCTGCAATTCTGGCACAGTCTGATATTGGTGCCTCCCAGGGCGCACTCTTCGATGACAGTCATCAACTTAGTACTCTTATCGGACGGCCGACTACTCCGCTACGTGAAGTGGTTGCCAAAGCACTTTCTGCAGTCCGCTAA
- a CDS encoding efflux RND transporter permease subunit translates to MKITHVAMSANRLTLFTAVLLLIAGIATFLNFPSQEEPSVTVRDTLISVAYPGMPSEQVETLLAKPIEERLREIVGIKKIVSTVRPGSVLIQLTAYDNVKNLETLWLRVRAKVAEAGTGLPTGTLGPFLNDDFGRVAVASIAITAPGFSMSEMREPLRRMREQLYTVPGVERVTLHGLQEDQVYVAFDRARLVEAGLTPAAVIQQLQAQNVVAPGGLVSASGMALTVATSGEVGSVDELRRFLVSVPGSSSTREVPLSQIAQVQVMPADPPQTAAVYQGQSAVVLAVSMTRGRNISEFGNTLRAALEETSQLLPIGFQQHVVTFQADVVDREMGKMHRVMGETVLIVMAVVMLFLGWRTGLIVGAIVPLTVLSALIIMRAINIELHTVSIAAIIMALGLLVDNAIVIAEDIERRLAIGEDRRHACIEAGRTLSIPLLTSSLVIVLAFSPFFFGETATNEYLRPLVIVLAITLLSSWLLSITIIPLLCLYFAKAHRAPTEDQGHNLYDSAFYRSYRAIISRVLEHKVLFIGSMLALLAVAVIVITLIPYSFLPKSDRLQFQMPITLQPGSDSRQTLDTVQQISRWFAEKQINPEVVDSIGYVADGGPRIVLGLNPPLPAPNVAYFTISVHPGTDIDAVIARTRKHMHNAFPYVRAEPKRFSLGANEAGVVIYRIVGPDEAVLRQSAKQISEALSALPGTYDIYNDWQARVPRYIVHVDQLKARRAGISSEEIAQALQMRYSGVNASLIRDDGVAAPIVLRGNAMERTAQGNPGDTLVYSQTQGTPLPLSAIAKIENDTEPSTLMRRNLNRTITIIGHNAGMTAGEIVQALAPKVASLKLPPGYRIELGGEIEDAAQANQALLQFMPHALVAILLLFILQFNSFRKLFIVVASIPFVLIGAATALLITAHPFGFIATFGLLALAGIIVNNAVLLLERIEVELADGLPRREAVVSAAVKRLRPIVMTKLTCIVGLVPLMLFGGPLWTGMAITMIGGLALGTLVTLGLIPSLYDMLFGLSFRKRNVVETSG, encoded by the coding sequence ATGAAGATTACGCACGTAGCAATGAGTGCCAACCGGCTGACTCTATTCACCGCAGTGTTGCTACTGATCGCCGGTATCGCCACCTTTCTCAACTTCCCCTCGCAAGAGGAACCTTCGGTCACGGTACGCGATACGCTGATATCAGTGGCGTATCCAGGGATGCCTAGTGAGCAAGTCGAAACGTTATTAGCAAAACCTATCGAGGAACGGCTACGGGAGATTGTCGGTATTAAGAAAATTGTCAGCACCGTACGGCCAGGGAGTGTGCTCATCCAGTTGACCGCCTATGACAATGTCAAAAATTTGGAGACGTTGTGGCTGCGCGTCCGAGCCAAAGTCGCTGAAGCCGGTACAGGGTTACCCACCGGCACGCTGGGTCCGTTTCTCAATGACGACTTTGGCCGCGTGGCAGTCGCTTCCATCGCAATCACGGCACCTGGCTTCAGCATGAGCGAAATGCGTGAGCCATTACGCCGAATGCGCGAACAGTTGTATACGGTGCCTGGTGTGGAACGCGTCACGCTGCACGGTCTACAGGAGGATCAGGTTTACGTTGCGTTTGACCGCGCCAGACTGGTCGAGGCCGGGTTAACTCCGGCAGCAGTGATCCAGCAATTGCAAGCACAAAATGTCGTTGCACCTGGAGGACTCGTCTCCGCGTCCGGGATGGCGCTAACTGTCGCTACCAGCGGTGAAGTGGGTAGTGTCGATGAGTTGCGCCGCTTTTTGGTGTCGGTACCTGGTTCTTCCAGTACACGCGAAGTGCCATTAAGTCAGATCGCGCAAGTACAGGTGATGCCTGCGGATCCACCGCAAACGGCAGCGGTGTATCAGGGACAATCGGCCGTAGTGTTGGCAGTATCAATGACCAGAGGACGCAATATTTCAGAGTTCGGCAACACACTACGTGCTGCACTTGAAGAAACCAGTCAACTGCTACCGATAGGGTTCCAACAGCACGTGGTGACCTTCCAAGCCGATGTGGTCGACCGTGAAATGGGCAAGATGCATCGTGTCATGGGCGAAACGGTGCTCATCGTGATGGCTGTGGTGATGTTGTTCTTGGGGTGGCGCACTGGTCTGATTGTTGGAGCCATCGTGCCGCTGACTGTTCTCAGTGCGCTGATCATCATGCGCGCAATCAATATCGAACTGCATACCGTCTCGATTGCTGCAATCATTATGGCCCTGGGTCTGTTGGTGGATAACGCGATTGTCATCGCTGAGGACATTGAGCGCCGTCTTGCCATTGGCGAGGATCGACGCCATGCCTGCATCGAAGCAGGACGCACGCTGTCTATCCCATTGTTGACATCATCGCTAGTGATTGTGCTGGCTTTTTCTCCTTTCTTCTTTGGTGAAACTGCAACAAATGAGTACTTGCGTCCGCTAGTCATCGTGTTAGCGATTACTTTGCTCAGTTCCTGGTTGCTTAGCATCACCATCATTCCATTGCTGTGCTTGTACTTCGCCAAGGCGCATCGTGCGCCCACCGAGGATCAAGGACATAATCTTTACGATTCGGCGTTTTATCGTAGTTACCGGGCAATCATCAGCCGCGTGCTGGAGCACAAGGTGCTGTTCATCGGTAGCATGCTGGCATTGCTCGCCGTGGCCGTCATCGTCATCACCTTGATTCCGTATAGCTTCCTGCCTAAATCCGATCGTTTGCAATTCCAAATGCCCATCACGCTGCAACCCGGCAGCGATTCACGGCAAACGCTCGACACCGTCCAACAAATAAGCCGTTGGTTCGCTGAAAAACAGATTAATCCGGAGGTGGTAGACAGCATCGGTTACGTCGCCGACGGTGGCCCGCGTATTGTGCTTGGTCTGAATCCACCGCTGCCGGCACCCAATGTTGCCTACTTCACCATCAGTGTGCATCCAGGCACTGACATTGATGCAGTGATCGCACGCACCCGCAAGCACATGCACAATGCGTTCCCATATGTGCGTGCTGAACCCAAACGATTTTCGTTGGGAGCAAACGAAGCGGGCGTTGTGATCTACCGCATCGTCGGACCGGATGAAGCCGTGCTGCGTCAATCTGCTAAGCAAATCAGCGAGGCTCTAAGCGCGTTGCCAGGCACGTATGACATTTATAACGATTGGCAGGCACGTGTACCACGTTATATCGTGCATGTGGATCAGTTGAAGGCACGCCGTGCCGGGATCAGCAGTGAAGAGATTGCTCAGGCTCTACAAATGCGCTACAGCGGTGTGAACGCTTCGCTGATCCGCGATGATGGGGTTGCCGCACCGATCGTATTGCGTGGCAATGCAATGGAGCGCACCGCGCAGGGGAATCCAGGCGACACGCTGGTGTACTCTCAAACACAGGGCACGCCGCTGCCGTTATCAGCAATCGCAAAAATAGAGAATGATACTGAACCCTCTACGCTGATGCGCCGCAATCTCAACCGCACGATCACGATTATCGGACATAACGCGGGAATGACCGCAGGCGAAATTGTGCAGGCACTGGCACCCAAGGTTGCCTCACTCAAGCTTCCGCCTGGTTATCGTATTGAGCTTGGTGGCGAGATCGAAGATGCCGCACAAGCCAATCAAGCATTGTTGCAGTTCATGCCGCATGCATTAGTGGCAATCCTGCTGCTGTTTATCTTGCAATTCAATTCGTTCCGTAAATTATTCATCGTCGTAGCCAGCATTCCATTTGTGCTGATCGGTGCAGCGACAGCACTGCTGATCACCGCGCATCCTTTTGGCTTTATCGCCACCTTCGGGCTGCTCGCGTTAGCCGGCATCATTGTCAATAACGCTGTATTGTTATTGGAACGCATTGAAGTCGAACTCGCCGATGGCTTACCGCGTCGGGAAGCCGTGGTGTCTGCAGCGGTCAAACGTCTGCGACCCATTGTGATGACCAAGCTGACCTGCATTGTTGGTTTGGTACCACTGATGTTGTTCGGTGGTCCTCTATGGACTGGGATGGCGATCACTATGATCGGTGGTTTGGCACTAGGTACGCTGGTGACTTTGGGGTTGATCCCAAGTCTGTATGACATGCTCTTCGGTTTAAGCTTTAGAAAAAGAAACGTTGTGGAAACATCGGGGTGA
- a CDS encoding efflux RND transporter periplasmic adaptor subunit produces the protein MCITLGVITLSSCGSDTSPQTTPLRTVKLETAGAENLAKTQFVASVRQEQRADLAFENGGRIAAINVDVGDKVRHEQVLARLDREPVRLKLQQAEATLRAATAQLHERQTQLNQQQAMFKEAMVSQAALTSAQVALDAAQADLHVAESNHALAKRALRQSELRAPFDGSVVARLLQPQADTAPGQTVLQIEGRGRLQAVATLPAEIAQALSPDKVIQGNRTDTPQASISLRLRSVSPRLESGASLQAIFDVTETTTPLHSGDTLLLALSATATPALSVPLPAVIPGLNGNSGIVFVYQPKTGVVLRRDVTLGMIEGERMQIRSGLKPGEQVVVAGAAFLSDGQKVLPFRSSSRLSTGDSR, from the coding sequence ATGTGCATCACACTTGGTGTCATCACTTTAAGCAGTTGCGGCAGCGACACATCACCGCAAACAACGCCGCTGCGCACGGTAAAACTCGAGACGGCTGGAGCTGAAAATCTCGCCAAGACCCAGTTTGTAGCCAGCGTGCGTCAGGAACAACGCGCAGATCTAGCCTTCGAAAACGGCGGGCGGATTGCCGCAATCAACGTCGATGTTGGCGACAAAGTGCGCCATGAACAAGTGCTGGCCCGCCTGGACAGGGAGCCAGTGCGGCTAAAACTGCAACAAGCAGAAGCCACTTTACGTGCTGCCACCGCACAGTTGCACGAACGCCAGACTCAGCTGAATCAGCAGCAAGCGATGTTTAAAGAAGCGATGGTTTCTCAGGCTGCGCTCACCAGCGCACAAGTCGCATTAGACGCTGCGCAAGCCGATCTGCACGTAGCCGAGTCCAATCACGCATTAGCTAAACGCGCACTGCGCCAAAGCGAACTGCGTGCACCATTCGATGGAAGTGTCGTCGCACGTCTCTTGCAACCACAGGCTGATACTGCACCAGGTCAAACGGTGTTGCAGATCGAAGGACGGGGGCGTCTACAAGCAGTAGCCACCCTGCCAGCCGAGATTGCCCAGGCACTGAGTCCAGACAAGGTGATCCAGGGAAATCGCACCGATACACCGCAAGCAAGCATCTCACTGCGCCTGCGCAGTGTGTCTCCACGCTTGGAAAGCGGTGCCAGCCTGCAAGCAATCTTCGATGTGACAGAGACAACGACTCCGCTGCACAGTGGCGACACGCTGTTATTGGCACTGTCTGCCACCGCAACGCCGGCACTGTCGGTGCCGCTGCCCGCAGTGATACCGGGCTTGAACGGCAACAGTGGAATCGTGTTTGTCTATCAACCTAAAACCGGGGTGGTGTTACGCCGCGATGTCACACTCGGAATGATCGAAGGTGAGCGGATGCAGATCCGCTCCGGACTCAAGCCCGGAGAACAGGTTGTGGTTGCCGGGGCAGCGTTCCTCAGCGACGGTCAAAAAGTGCTGCCGTTCCGTTCCAGCTCGCGTTTGAGTACTGGAGACAGCCGATGA
- a CDS encoding DMT family transporter — protein MISSKVRTAQLQIHVCVLLWGFTAIFGRLITLEALPLVWWRMTMVVVSLVLLPRVWRGLRALHPRVMLAYAGIGALVALHWLAFYSAVKLANASVAATCIALAPVFTAVVEPCVVGRPFRARELLLGLMVLPGVALVVGGVPDGMRIGIFIGVVSALLAALFGSLNKRMVVHADPLTVTALELGSGILTLTGLMLLLSLVFPTLHEMPWQIPSAHDIFLLLILSFACTLLPFALSLVALRYLSAYSLQLVTNLEPVYSIALAIVLLGEQRELTGLFYLGVAVVLGVVLLHPMLERRGRASSPQ, from the coding sequence CTGATCTCTTCCAAAGTGCGCACGGCGCAATTGCAAATCCATGTCTGCGTCTTGCTCTGGGGATTTACTGCGATCTTTGGCAGGTTGATTACTTTGGAAGCGTTGCCGCTGGTGTGGTGGCGGATGACAATGGTTGTTGTTTCATTGGTGTTGCTGCCGCGTGTGTGGCGTGGTCTACGTGCGCTGCATCCGCGTGTGATGCTTGCTTATGCTGGTATTGGTGCATTGGTGGCGTTGCACTGGTTGGCTTTTTATAGTGCGGTCAAATTGGCCAATGCTTCGGTGGCAGCAACCTGCATTGCATTGGCACCGGTGTTTACTGCGGTGGTGGAACCTTGTGTGGTGGGGCGGCCGTTCCGGGCACGTGAGCTGCTGTTGGGGCTGATGGTGCTGCCAGGCGTGGCGCTTGTGGTGGGTGGGGTCCCCGATGGCATGCGTATTGGTATTTTTATTGGTGTTGTGTCGGCGTTATTAGCTGCGTTATTCGGTTCGCTCAACAAACGTATGGTGGTGCACGCTGATCCGTTGACTGTCACTGCTTTGGAGCTGGGGTCTGGCATTTTGACACTGACAGGATTGATGCTGCTGTTGTCGCTGGTGTTTCCGACGTTGCATGAGATGCCGTGGCAGATACCCAGCGCGCATGACATTTTCCTGTTGCTCATATTGTCATTTGCGTGCACCCTGCTGCCGTTTGCGTTGTCGCTGGTCGCACTGCGTTATCTCAGTGCTTATTCGCTCCAGTTGGTGACTAATTTGGAGCCGGTCTACTCGATTGCACTGGCGATTGTGTTGCTCGGTGAGCAGCGCGAGCTGACAGGACTTTTTTATTTAGGCGTGGCAGTTGTTCTTGGCGTGGTCTTATTACATCCGATGTTGGAGCGGCGTGGTCGGGCGTCGTCCCCGCAGTAG
- a CDS encoding electron transfer flavoprotein subunit alpha/FixB family protein, producing MTKLLIIAEHLDGQLNAATAKTVSAALALSPEVIDIAVLAAIPDSVAAQARHIAGVTRVLTIANPANKHPIAQILAPQIAALVQTNSYTHVFGPSTTFGKDLMPVVAALLNVNQISDLMGLQDAYTFTRPIYAGNAIITVKAPTDQIVVATIRTASWPEATKGGNATIEAVTVSAHLPNHTRFLSLDVHTCDRPDLQNAKRVVAGGRGLGSPENFKLIYRLADTLGAAVGASRAAVDAGYVPNELQIGQTGKIIAPDLYIAIGISGAIQHLTGIKDAGTIVAINQDADAPIFEIADIGLVGDLFQLIPELDMALNK from the coding sequence ATGACCAAGCTGCTTATCATCGCCGAACACTTGGATGGTCAACTCAACGCGGCAACGGCTAAAACTGTCAGTGCAGCGCTTGCACTATCACCCGAAGTCATCGACATCGCCGTACTAGCTGCCATCCCGGACAGCGTCGCCGCGCAAGCCCGACACATTGCAGGTGTCACACGCGTACTCACCATTGCCAACCCTGCCAACAAGCACCCGATTGCACAAATACTAGCCCCACAAATCGCCGCACTCGTCCAAACCAACAGCTACACCCACGTGTTCGGACCCTCGACAACGTTTGGCAAAGACCTCATGCCCGTCGTGGCGGCACTACTCAACGTCAACCAAATTTCGGACCTAATGGGCCTCCAAGACGCCTACACCTTCACCCGTCCCATCTACGCTGGTAACGCAATCATCACGGTGAAAGCACCTACTGATCAGATCGTCGTTGCCACCATACGCACCGCATCATGGCCAGAAGCCACGAAAGGCGGCAACGCCACCATAGAAGCAGTAACGGTCTCAGCACACCTACCAAACCACACCCGCTTTCTCAGCCTGGATGTGCACACCTGCGACCGTCCAGACCTACAAAATGCCAAACGTGTGGTGGCTGGTGGCCGTGGCCTTGGTTCCCCAGAAAACTTCAAATTGATCTATAGACTCGCTGACACACTCGGTGCGGCAGTCGGTGCTTCACGTGCTGCAGTGGACGCCGGTTACGTACCGAACGAACTGCAAATCGGCCAAACCGGAAAAATCATCGCCCCGGATTTGTACATCGCCATCGGCATTAGCGGTGCCATCCAGCACCTGACCGGGATCAAAGATGCAGGGACCATTGTCGCCATCAATCAAGACGCCGATGCACCAATCTTCGAGATCGCCGACATCGGCTTAGTCGGCGACCTGTTTCAACTCATCCCAGAACTGGACATGGCTCTCAACAAATAA
- a CDS encoding electron transfer flavoprotein subunit beta/FixA family protein produces the protein MKILVAYKRVVDYNVRIQVKPDGSGVMTEGVKVSANPFDEIALEEALRLRDAGIASEVVIATLAPNDVTAHLRNGLAMGANRAIHIVTHTTVQPLTAARALLKLVEKEQPALVILGKQAIDDDANQTGQMLATLWGRPQATFASKVTIADGKATVTREVDAGLETLHIDLPAVITADLRLNAPRFIKLPDIMKAKSKPLETIAFADLGVTAHDSLQTTHYAPPKKRNQGVMVKNVTELVTLLKNQGALS, from the coding sequence ATGAAAATCCTCGTCGCCTATAAGCGCGTGGTTGACTACAACGTCCGCATCCAAGTGAAACCCGATGGATCCGGCGTGATGACAGAAGGTGTTAAAGTATCTGCCAATCCTTTCGACGAAATTGCTCTCGAAGAAGCGCTACGCCTGCGTGATGCAGGCATCGCCAGCGAAGTCGTCATCGCCACACTCGCCCCGAACGACGTGACCGCACACCTTCGCAACGGACTGGCGATGGGGGCCAACCGTGCTATCCACATCGTCACCCACACCACAGTACAACCACTCACTGCGGCACGCGCTCTACTCAAACTGGTTGAGAAAGAACAGCCAGCACTGGTAATCCTGGGAAAACAGGCCATTGACGACGACGCCAACCAAACCGGCCAAATGTTGGCCACACTATGGGGGCGCCCACAGGCCACCTTTGCATCAAAAGTGACCATCGCTGATGGCAAAGCCACCGTCACCCGCGAAGTCGACGCTGGTTTGGAAACACTGCACATTGATCTACCGGCCGTGATTACCGCCGACCTGCGCCTAAACGCCCCACGCTTCATCAAACTGCCGGACATCATGAAGGCCAAGAGCAAACCACTGGAAACCATCGCCTTCGCCGACCTTGGCGTAACAGCGCATGATAGCCTGCAAACCACACATTACGCCCCCCCCAAAAAACGCAACCAAGGCGTGATGGTGAAAAACGTCACCGAACTGGTGACCCTCCTCAAGAACCAAGGAGCCCTATCATGA